Proteins encoded in a region of the Paramagnetospirillum magneticum AMB-1 genome:
- a CDS encoding NUDIX hydrolase codes for MKPSGPVLRTIPEGDDRERLVCGDCGFVHYENPKIIVGAVCTWGDRYLMVKRAIEPRQGTWTMPIGYMELGETTDQGALREVWEEARAVAEVDGLLAVFSFPQISQVHMIYRARMTSPDFAAGPESLEAGLFTWDDIPWDHLAYPNVRMALDYERRVKGQSAFPPIGL; via the coding sequence ATGAAGCCTTCCGGCCCCGTTCTGCGCACCATTCCCGAAGGGGATGACCGCGAGCGGCTGGTCTGCGGCGATTGCGGCTTCGTCCATTACGAAAACCCCAAGATCATCGTCGGCGCCGTCTGTACCTGGGGGGATCGCTACCTGATGGTCAAGCGCGCCATCGAGCCGCGCCAGGGCACCTGGACCATGCCCATCGGCTATATGGAGCTGGGCGAGACCACCGATCAGGGCGCCCTGCGCGAAGTGTGGGAGGAAGCCCGCGCCGTGGCCGAGGTGGACGGCCTGCTGGCGGTATTCTCCTTCCCCCAGATCAGTCAGGTCCACATGATCTACCGCGCCCGCATGACCAGCCCGGATTTCGCCGCCGGGCCGGAAAGCCTGGAGGCGGGGCTGTTCACCTGGGACGATATCCCCTGGGATCATCTGGCCTATCCCAATGTCCGCATGGCGCTGGACTACGAGCGCCGGGTCAAGGGCCAGAGCGCCTTTCCCCCCATCGGCTTATAG
- a CDS encoding c-type cytochrome, whose protein sequence is MKFKLLITAAALVALAGTATAQVKPEDAIKWRQSGYAFMAWNMTRIKMNVEGAAYNKDEVIKAANAIQAVANSGMGALYLPGTDTGTGWEKTRVKPELWTNKETLGKVATAFGKEANEMAKVAAAGDAAATKEQFGKLAATCKGCHDEFKIKQ, encoded by the coding sequence ATGAAGTTCAAGCTTCTGATCACCGCCGCCGCCCTCGTCGCCCTGGCGGGCACCGCCACCGCCCAGGTCAAGCCCGAGGACGCCATCAAGTGGCGCCAGTCCGGCTATGCTTTCATGGCCTGGAACATGACCCGCATCAAGATGAACGTCGAAGGCGCCGCCTATAACAAGGACGAGGTCATCAAGGCCGCCAACGCCATCCAGGCCGTCGCCAATTCGGGCATGGGCGCCCTTTACCTGCCGGGCACCGATACCGGCACCGGCTGGGAGAAGACCCGCGTCAAGCCCGAGCTCTGGACCAACAAGGAGACCCTGGGCAAGGTGGCCACCGCCTTCGGCAAGGAAGCCAACGAGATGGCCAAGGTCGCCGCCGCCGGCGATGCCGCCGCCACCAAGGAGCAGTTCGGCAAGCTGGCCGCCACCTGCAAGGGCTGCCACGACGAATTCAAGATCAAGCAGTAG
- a CDS encoding NADPH:quinone oxidoreductase family protein, with protein MKAVVCPAFGQDLVVTDFPAPAMIPGGVRIAVHAAGVNFADSLITGGKYQEKMEPPFVPGMELAGVVTEVADGVTTAKPGDRVMATVTGGAFAEEAVCDQTDVYVLPDGLDFVTAAGFPVAYGTSHLGLKGKAGLKSGETLVVHGAAGGVGLTAVEVGRALGATVIGTAGGPDKVKVALEHGAHFGIDYKAEDIRERVKALTDGRGADVVYDPVGGQVFDASLRSIAADGRILIIGFAGGTVQQIPANILLVKNVTVIGYYWGAYRKIAPQMVRDSLGECLDWWAAGKLSPHVSKVMDLSQAVEAIGLLKGRAATGKIVLICR; from the coding sequence ATGAAAGCCGTCGTCTGCCCCGCTTTCGGCCAGGATCTGGTCGTCACCGACTTTCCCGCCCCCGCCATGATCCCGGGCGGCGTGCGCATCGCCGTGCATGCGGCCGGCGTCAACTTCGCCGACTCGCTGATCACCGGCGGCAAGTACCAGGAAAAGATGGAGCCGCCCTTCGTGCCGGGCATGGAACTGGCCGGCGTGGTCACCGAGGTGGCCGACGGCGTCACCACGGCCAAGCCCGGCGACCGGGTGATGGCCACAGTGACCGGCGGCGCCTTCGCCGAGGAAGCGGTGTGCGATCAGACCGACGTCTATGTGCTGCCCGACGGCCTCGATTTCGTCACCGCCGCCGGTTTTCCCGTGGCCTACGGCACCTCGCATCTGGGCCTCAAGGGCAAGGCGGGGCTTAAATCCGGCGAGACCCTGGTGGTGCACGGCGCGGCCGGGGGCGTCGGCCTGACCGCCGTCGAGGTGGGCCGGGCGCTGGGCGCCACCGTCATCGGCACCGCCGGTGGGCCGGACAAGGTCAAGGTGGCGCTGGAGCACGGCGCCCATTTCGGCATCGACTACAAGGCCGAGGATATCCGCGAGCGGGTCAAGGCCCTGACCGACGGCCGGGGCGCCGACGTGGTCTACGATCCGGTGGGCGGACAGGTGTTCGACGCGTCCTTGCGCTCCATCGCCGCCGACGGCCGCATTCTGATCATCGGCTTTGCCGGCGGCACGGTGCAGCAGATCCCCGCCAACATCCTGCTGGTCAAGAACGTCACGGTGATCGGCTATTACTGGGGCGCCTACCGCAAGATTGCGCCGCAAATGGTCCGCGATTCCCTGGGCGAATGCCTGGACTGGTGGGCGGCGGGCAAGCTGTCGCCCCATGTCTCCAAGGTCATGGACCTGTCCCAGGCGGTAGAGGCCATCGGATTGCTGAAGGGCCGCGCCGCCACGGGGAAAATCGTCCTCATTTGTCGATGA
- a CDS encoding pentapeptide repeat-containing protein, translated as MRLVLILAVFALIRPVEALAADCTQPAAPGVDWQRCYMDGRDFSRHDLSGARLRETSFQRARLDGTVLAKVDGYRVRFISAALVGARLDDGVFSEADFTKADLGGASLARADLRRARFYHASLRGADLTGARTLGAELLNADLSGARWTDGKTICAEGSLGQCN; from the coding sequence ATGAGGTTGGTTCTGATCCTTGCCGTGTTCGCCCTGATCCGCCCTGTGGAGGCGCTTGCCGCCGACTGCACCCAGCCGGCGGCCCCGGGGGTGGATTGGCAGCGCTGCTACATGGATGGCCGGGACTTTTCCCGGCACGACCTGAGCGGGGCGCGGCTGCGCGAGACCAGTTTTCAGCGCGCCAGGCTGGACGGGACGGTTCTGGCCAAGGTGGACGGTTATCGGGTGCGGTTTATCAGCGCCGCTCTGGTCGGCGCCCGCCTCGACGACGGGGTCTTCAGCGAGGCCGATTTCACCAAGGCCGACCTGGGGGGCGCTTCGCTGGCGCGGGCCGATCTCCGCCGGGCGCGGTTCTATCACGCCTCGCTGCGCGGGGCCGATCTGACGGGGGCCAGGACCCTGGGGGCGGAATTGCTGAACGCCGATTTGTCCGGCGCCCGGTGGACGGACGGCAAGACCATTTGCGCCGAGGGCTCCCTCGGCCAGTGCAATTGA
- a CDS encoding GGDEF domain-containing protein, translating into MKSPDTLDVAAHCARAALAMMERHKVPPHPENYAIWYAYVAGRNPDLTAAIDAILQSGKKFTAKVNDELYERFAVFPQDTAELREVGQRVEEAVGRVLEYLSNANQGTSNYGAALEDFSGKLADGPSAAGLSELISGILAETKVMADLNRQLEQRLENSSNEVARLRNHLDDLKREASTDALTQLANRKLFDHSLNLAVLDARAADAPLSLLMIDIDHFKQFNDTYGHQLGDQVLKLVARSLSEVAQAKDTAARYGGEEFAVILPATPLEKSMEVAETIRNQVSTKRLTNRRTGQVLGQVTLSIGAALLREAEAPDSLVHRADEAMYLAKRDGRNRVKSEIDLEKPTGEAAK; encoded by the coding sequence ATGAAGAGTCCGGATACCCTTGATGTCGCCGCCCATTGCGCCCGGGCGGCGCTGGCCATGATGGAGCGGCACAAGGTGCCGCCCCATCCCGAGAATTACGCCATCTGGTACGCCTATGTGGCCGGGCGCAATCCGGACCTGACCGCCGCCATCGACGCCATCTTGCAATCGGGCAAGAAGTTCACAGCCAAGGTCAATGACGAACTCTACGAGCGCTTTGCCGTCTTCCCCCAGGACACTGCCGAACTGCGCGAAGTGGGCCAGCGGGTCGAGGAGGCGGTGGGGCGCGTGCTGGAATACCTGAGCAACGCCAACCAGGGCACCAGCAATTACGGCGCAGCCCTGGAGGATTTCAGCGGCAAGCTGGCCGACGGGCCGTCCGCCGCCGGGTTGTCCGAACTGATCTCGGGCATCCTGGCCGAGACCAAGGTGATGGCCGATCTGAACCGGCAACTGGAACAGCGCCTGGAAAACTCGTCCAACGAGGTGGCGCGGCTGCGCAACCACCTGGACGACCTGAAGCGCGAGGCCTCCACCGACGCCCTGACCCAGTTGGCCAACCGCAAGCTGTTCGATCACTCGCTCAATCTGGCGGTGCTCGACGCCAGGGCGGCGGATGCGCCGCTGTCGCTGCTGATGATCGACATCGATCACTTCAAGCAGTTCAACGACACCTACGGCCACCAGCTGGGCGATCAGGTGCTGAAGCTGGTGGCGCGCTCGCTCTCCGAGGTGGCCCAGGCCAAGGATACCGCCGCCCGCTATGGTGGCGAGGAATTCGCGGTGATCCTGCCCGCCACGCCCCTGGAGAAGTCCATGGAGGTGGCGGAAACCATCCGCAATCAGGTCTCCACCAAGCGGCTGACCAACCGTCGCACTGGTCAGGTCCTGGGCCAGGTGACCCTGTCCATCGGCGCCGCCCTGCTTCGGGAGGCCGAGGCCCCCGATTCCCTGGTCCACCGCGCCGACGAGGCCATGTATCTCGCCAAGCGCGACGGCCGCAACCGGGTGAAGAGCGAGATCGACCTGGAAAAGCCAACGGGCGAAGCGGCGAAATAG
- a CDS encoding tetratricopeptide repeat protein, with protein MTRSEADHVLDEAETLWLSGEKQRARECCLRARLLYHETGDVRGEADALTRMGDIEAETGHGNGARQAYVEARQLYARGGDQREQGAVLVRLAHLAQREGDETQARALYQSALEVYDSAGESSGLGHVHRALGHLDRDGGAQDKALDRYREALACYRRSSDTLGEAGTLKAMAAIQLALGHPDQARPQCEEALGLMREAGNLLGEAKASRLMARILAAEGRRDEARKAMHAAAKMFARAGDVASHDEAEQESKTL; from the coding sequence ATGACCCGGAGCGAAGCCGACCATGTTCTCGATGAAGCGGAGACGCTGTGGCTTTCCGGCGAGAAGCAGCGGGCCCGCGAGTGCTGCCTGCGGGCCCGCCTGCTCTATCACGAGACCGGCGACGTGCGCGGCGAGGCCGATGCCCTGACCCGCATGGGCGACATCGAGGCCGAGACCGGCCACGGCAACGGCGCCCGCCAGGCCTATGTGGAGGCCCGCCAGCTCTATGCCCGCGGCGGCGACCAGCGCGAGCAGGGCGCCGTCCTGGTGCGCCTCGCCCATCTGGCCCAGCGCGAGGGCGACGAGACCCAGGCTCGCGCCCTCTATCAGTCGGCGCTGGAGGTCTATGACTCGGCCGGCGAGTCCTCGGGCCTGGGCCATGTCCACCGCGCCTTGGGCCACCTGGACCGCGACGGCGGCGCCCAGGACAAGGCGCTGGACCGTTACCGCGAGGCCCTGGCCTGCTATCGCCGCTCGTCGGACACCCTGGGCGAGGCGGGAACCCTCAAGGCCATGGCGGCGATTCAGCTGGCGCTGGGCCATCCCGACCAGGCCCGGCCCCAGTGCGAGGAGGCCCTGGGCCTGATGCGCGAGGCCGGCAATCTGCTGGGCGAGGCCAAGGCGTCGCGCCTGATGGCCCGCATCCTGGCCGCCGAGGGGCGGCGGGACGAAGCCCGCAAGGCCATGCACGCCGCGGCGAAGATGTTCGCCCGGGCGGGCGACGTGGCTAGCCATGACGAGGCGGAGCAGGAGTCGAAGACCCTATAA
- a CDS encoding cytochrome b/b6 domain-containing protein yields the protein MSQQKFRLWDLPTRLFHWSLVLAVAAASVSGQLGGGLMAWHGRIGLTIIGLLVFRLAWGLVGSTYARFAQFVPTPGAVRAYLRGEWHGEGHNPLGALAVFGLLGILSLQAATGLFANDDIAFRGPLYDLAGKSLSNGLTAVHHLASKLIYLLVAVHVGAMVFYALVRKQNLIGPMLTGRKDGPGRSASGGGVAALAVALVLAALAVFGAGGGWMPPPPPPPPAAATPDF from the coding sequence ATGAGCCAGCAGAAATTCCGCCTGTGGGACCTGCCCACCCGCCTGTTCCACTGGTCCCTGGTGCTGGCCGTCGCCGCCGCCTCGGTCAGCGGCCAGTTGGGCGGCGGCCTGATGGCCTGGCACGGCCGTATCGGCCTGACCATCATCGGCCTGCTGGTGTTCCGCCTGGCCTGGGGTCTGGTCGGATCGACCTATGCCCGCTTTGCCCAGTTCGTCCCCACGCCGGGGGCCGTCCGGGCCTATCTGCGCGGCGAGTGGCATGGCGAAGGCCACAACCCGCTGGGCGCCCTGGCGGTGTTCGGATTGCTGGGCATCCTGTCGCTGCAGGCCGCCACCGGGCTGTTCGCCAATGACGACATCGCCTTTCGCGGCCCGCTCTACGATCTGGCCGGCAAGTCCCTGAGCAACGGCCTCACCGCCGTGCATCATCTGGCGTCCAAGCTCATCTACCTGCTGGTGGCCGTGCATGTGGGGGCCATGGTTTTCTATGCCCTGGTGCGCAAGCAGAACCTGATCGGCCCCATGCTGACCGGACGGAAGGACGGGCCGGGCCGGTCGGCCAGCGGCGGCGGCGTTGCGGCCCTGGCCGTGGCCCTGGTCCTGGCCGCCCTGGCGGTCTTCGGCGCCGGCGGCGGATGGATGCCGCCGCCTCCCCCGCCGCCCCCCGCCGCGGCGACGCCCGATTTCTGA